A genomic segment from Kyrpidia tusciae DSM 2912 encodes:
- a CDS encoding form I ribulose bisphosphate carboxylase large subunit, with amino-acid sequence MEQDVKKRWASGVIPYKEMGYWQPDYEVKDTDVIAAFRVVPQEGIDPEEAAAAVAGESSTATWTVVWTDRLTTYEHYQGKAFRVDPVPGTDQYIAYIAYDIDLFEEGSIANLASSIIGNVFGFKALKSLRLEDMRIPLHYVKTFQGPAHGIVMEREMLNKYGRPLLGATTKPKLGLSARNYGRVVYEALRGGLDFVKDDENINSQPFMRWRDRFLYAMEAVHRAMAETGEIKGHYLNVTGATMEDIYERAEFAKELGSVIVMIDLTVGYSAIQSLAKWARRNSVLLHLHRAGHSTFTRQKTHGVSFRVIAKWMRLAGVDHLHAGTVVGKLEGDPNITKGYYQTLRGMKYDADPRLGLLFEQDWGSMPAVMPVASGGIHAGQVHQLIDLFGEDVIFQFGGGTIGHPMGIAAGATANRVAIEAMIQARNEGRDILREGPEILEKAAKWSPELRAALEVWKDVTFNYASTDTPDVVATPTF; translated from the coding sequence GTGGAACAGGATGTGAAAAAACGCTGGGCCTCCGGGGTCATCCCGTATAAAGAAATGGGATATTGGCAGCCGGATTACGAGGTGAAAGATACGGACGTCATCGCGGCCTTCCGGGTGGTTCCCCAAGAAGGGATCGATCCGGAAGAAGCGGCCGCGGCGGTGGCCGGAGAATCCTCCACCGCCACTTGGACCGTGGTGTGGACCGATCGACTGACAACGTACGAACATTACCAAGGAAAAGCGTTCCGGGTCGATCCCGTCCCCGGAACCGACCAGTACATCGCCTATATCGCCTATGACATCGATCTGTTCGAAGAAGGCTCCATTGCCAACCTGGCATCGTCGATCATCGGCAATGTTTTCGGGTTCAAGGCCCTCAAGAGCCTCCGGCTGGAGGATATGCGCATCCCGCTGCACTACGTGAAGACCTTCCAGGGGCCGGCCCACGGGATCGTCATGGAGCGGGAGATGCTCAACAAGTACGGCCGCCCGCTCCTGGGGGCGACGACCAAGCCGAAGCTCGGGTTGTCGGCGCGCAACTACGGCCGGGTTGTTTACGAGGCGCTGCGGGGCGGGCTCGATTTTGTCAAAGACGACGAGAATATCAACTCTCAACCGTTCATGCGCTGGCGGGACCGCTTCTTGTACGCCATGGAAGCTGTGCACCGGGCGATGGCGGAAACCGGCGAGATCAAGGGGCACTATTTAAACGTCACCGGGGCGACGATGGAGGACATCTACGAGCGGGCGGAATTCGCCAAGGAGCTGGGAAGCGTCATCGTGATGATCGACCTGACCGTCGGTTACTCGGCGATCCAATCCCTGGCAAAGTGGGCCCGGCGCAACAGCGTCCTTTTGCACCTGCACCGGGCGGGGCACAGCACCTTCACCCGGCAGAAAACCCACGGGGTGTCCTTCCGGGTGATCGCCAAATGGATGCGCCTCGCCGGGGTCGATCATCTGCACGCCGGTACCGTGGTGGGAAAACTGGAAGGGGACCCGAACATCACCAAAGGGTACTATCAAACTCTGCGCGGGATGAAATACGACGCCGATCCGCGGCTCGGGCTCTTGTTCGAGCAGGACTGGGGTTCGATGCCCGCGGTCATGCCCGTGGCTTCGGGCGGAATCCACGCCGGCCAAGTGCATCAATTGATCGACCTGTTCGGTGAAGATGTTATTTTCCAGTTCGGCGGCGGGACCATCGGGCACCCCATGGGCATCGCAGCCGGCGCCACGGCCAACCGGGTGGCCATCGAAGCGATGATTCAGGCGCGGAACGAAGGGCGGGATATCCTGCGGGAAGGACCCGAAATTCTGGAGAAAGCGGCCAAATGGTCTCCGGAGCTCCGGGCGGCGTTGGAAGTGTGGAAAGACGTGACCTTCAACTACGCCTCCACCGATACTCCGGATGTCGTCGCCACCCCGACGTTCTAA
- the glpX gene encoding class II fructose-bisphosphatase, which yields MTKPEDATLWQDGQLRALTMEMARVTEAAALAAARWLGRGDKWHADDAATKAMREVLREIDVDGTVVIGEGELDEAPMLYIGEDVGSGAGPRVDIAVDPLEGTNILARGEGGAIAVIAAAPRGALLHAPDMYMDKIAVGPRARGHVHLDAPVRDNIRAVAKALDKRVEDVVVVLLDRPRNEPILEEIRNLGARARLIRDGDVSPALATCDERSGVDMLLGRGGAPEGVISAVALKCLGGDFQGRLVPQHEEELARMASMGIQDPARVLMLKDLVKSEDALFAATGITDGALLQGVRFLPGETALTHTIVARAWTRTVREIHGRHHLPSKPAPYRGEQDSPSSRIPKGTPTPVEAGDA from the coding sequence ATGACGAAACCCGAAGACGCCACCCTGTGGCAAGATGGTCAGTTGCGGGCGCTCACCATGGAGATGGCCCGGGTGACCGAGGCGGCGGCTCTGGCCGCGGCGCGGTGGCTCGGGCGGGGGGATAAGTGGCATGCGGACGATGCGGCGACCAAAGCCATGCGGGAAGTGTTGCGGGAGATCGACGTCGACGGCACGGTGGTCATCGGTGAAGGGGAACTCGATGAGGCCCCAATGCTCTATATCGGCGAGGATGTCGGTAGCGGCGCGGGTCCCCGGGTGGACATCGCCGTAGACCCTTTGGAGGGGACGAACATCCTCGCCCGGGGGGAAGGCGGGGCGATCGCCGTGATCGCGGCCGCACCCCGAGGGGCACTGCTTCACGCCCCGGATATGTACATGGACAAAATCGCCGTTGGACCCCGGGCCCGGGGCCACGTCCACCTGGACGCCCCCGTCCGGGACAATATCCGGGCCGTGGCCAAAGCCCTCGACAAGCGGGTGGAAGATGTGGTGGTGGTGCTTCTCGATCGGCCGCGGAATGAGCCCATCCTGGAGGAGATCCGCAACCTGGGCGCCCGGGCCCGACTGATTCGGGACGGCGACGTCAGCCCGGCCCTCGCCACTTGTGACGAACGCTCCGGGGTCGATATGCTCCTCGGCCGGGGCGGGGCGCCGGAAGGCGTGATCAGCGCCGTGGCGCTTAAATGCCTGGGCGGGGATTTCCAGGGCCGCCTGGTGCCCCAACACGAAGAAGAGCTGGCCCGGATGGCATCCATGGGGATCCAGGACCCGGCGCGGGTGTTGATGCTGAAGGATCTGGTCAAGAGCGAAGATGCGCTCTTCGCGGCCACGGGCATCACCGATGGCGCCCTCCTGCAAGGCGTGCGCTTTCTGCCCGGGGAGACCGCTTTGACCCACACCATCGTCGCCCGGGCTTGGACCCGGACGGTGCGGGAGATTCACGGGCGCCATCACCTGCCGAGCAAGCCTGCCCCCTATCGAGGCGAGCAGGACTCCCCATCCTCGAGAATCCCAAAGGGCACCCCAACCCCAGTGGAAGCCGGGGACGCATAA
- a CDS encoding ribulose bisphosphate carboxylase small subunit, with the protein MSHFRLTQGTFSYLPDFSDEEIAKQVEYSIQNGWAISIEFTDDPHPRNVYWDMWGLPMFDIQDAAAVLTELRACRTAYPNCYIRLNAYDRSYGRQTTALSFIVQRPKEDPGFHVIRQEKSDRQIRYTLTSYATDRPKGARFDS; encoded by the coding sequence ATGAGCCATTTCCGACTGACACAAGGGACATTTTCCTATTTACCCGACTTCAGCGATGAAGAAATCGCTAAACAAGTCGAATATTCGATACAAAATGGCTGGGCGATCAGTATTGAATTCACCGATGATCCGCACCCAAGAAATGTGTACTGGGATATGTGGGGACTGCCGATGTTCGACATCCAGGACGCCGCGGCGGTCCTGACGGAACTCCGGGCCTGCCGCACCGCGTATCCGAATTGCTACATCCGGCTGAACGCCTACGATCGCAGCTACGGCCGGCAAACGACAGCCCTTTCTTTCATCGTGCAGCGTCCCAAAGAAGACCCTGGATTCCACGTCATTCGCCAAGAAAAAAGTGATCGCCAGATCCGCTACACGTTGACCAGTTATGCCACGGACCGGCCCAAAGGCGCTCGGTTTGATTCCTGA